In Oryza sativa Japonica Group chromosome 3, ASM3414082v1, one DNA window encodes the following:
- the LOC9269201 gene encoding phosphatidylinositol 4-phosphate 5-kinase 4: MLNLQLGIRHAVGKQGPITLDLKSSAFDPKEKVWTRFPPEGSKYTPPHSSCDFKWKDYCPQVFRTLRKLFKVDAADYMLSLCGDQALRELSSPGKSGSFFYLTSNDQYMIKTMKKSEVKIFLKMLRAYYNHVRSFENTLVTKFFGLHCVKLAGANQKKVRFVIMGNLFCSDYSIHRRFDLKGSSLGRTTDKPQTEIDEYTTLKDLDLNFIFRLQKHWHQEFLRQVDKDCDFLEQENIMDYSLLVGVHFRDKRNLLASEGSFDSDSSRASSPHLSRGDTDPNRFSKIKLGSNMPTRAELTVRKSECEPQIIGEPTGEFYDVILYFGIIDILQDYDISKKLEHAYKSFQYDPTSISAVDPKQYSRRFKDFVYKAFQEEKIDI, translated from the exons ATGCTCAACCTCCAGCTCGGCATCAG ACATGCAGTAGGAAAACAAGGCCCGATTACGCTTGATTTGAAGTCATCAGCTTTTGACCCAAAGGAGAAAGTATGGACAAGGTTTCCTCCAGAAGGATCAAAGTACACCCCTCCTCACAGTTCTTGCGATTTCAAATGGAAAGATTACTGCCCGCAAGTGTTCCG GACACTACGCAAGTTATTCAAGGTTGATGCGGCAGATTATATGTTGTCCCTTTGTGGTGATCAGGCTCTCCGGGAGCTCTCATCCCCCGGTAAGAGTGGAAGCTTCTTTTATCTCACGAGCAATGATCAGTACATGATAAAGACGATGAAGAAATCTGAAGTAAAG ATATTTCTTAAGATGCTTCGAGCTTACTACAATCATGTTCGGTCATTTGAGAACACTCTAGTCACCAAATTTTTTGGTCTACATTGTGTAAAGTTAGCTGGAGCTAACCAAAAGAAG GTTCGTTTCGTCATCATGGGAAACTTGTTTTGTTCTGATTATTCCATTCATAGACGATTTGATCTGAAAGGCTCATCACTTGGACGTACAACTGACAAGCCACAAACAGAAATTGACGAATACACTACTTTGAAAGACCTCGATCTTAACTTTATCTTTCGATTGCAAAAACACTGGCACCAAGAGTTCCTAAG ACAAGTCGATAAGGACTGCGACTTTCTTGAGCAAGAGAACATCATGGACTACAGTCTTTTGGTGGGTGTACATTTCAGAGACAAAAGAAATCTATTAGCAAGTGAAG GTTCCTTTGATAGTGATAGTAGCAGAGCGTCATCGCCTCACCTGTCTAGAGGAGATACTGATCCAAACAG GTTTTCGAAGATAAAACTTGGGTCCAACATGCCAACAAGAGCTGAGCTAACAGTACGAAAGAGTGAGTGCGAGCCTCAGATCATCGGAGAGCCTACTGGGGAGTTCTACGATGTTatactatattttgggattaTAGACATCCTTCAAGACTACGATATCAGCAAAAAGCTTGAGCATGCATACAAGTCCTTTCAGTATGACCCAACATCTATTTCAGCAGTAGATCCGAAACAGTATTCCAGACGCTTCAAAGATTTTGTGTACAAAGCGTTCCAAGAAGAGAAGATAGACATCTGA